In Marinobacter sp. es.048, the following proteins share a genomic window:
- a CDS encoding Spy/CpxP family protein refolding chaperone, protein MKLVKLFSTALVALSLSVPAMAQQSGGQPDQVDQLAQMVGLTEEQQTEIRGIIDEMQGEIGELRQEARALQQQMQGEIKSDFDEAAIREQAKELGDVTGEIAALSTLMQAKVDSVFTQEQRDELDKRMQQMQQQMQQRRQMQQQMQQGQGQGMQ, encoded by the coding sequence ATGAAGCTTGTAAAACTGTTTAGTACTGCCCTGGTAGCCCTCAGCCTTTCGGTCCCGGCCATGGCCCAGCAATCCGGTGGTCAGCCGGATCAGGTTGATCAACTGGCTCAGATGGTGGGGCTGACGGAAGAACAGCAAACTGAAATCCGCGGCATCATCGACGAGATGCAAGGCGAAATAGGCGAGCTCCGCCAGGAAGCCCGTGCACTTCAGCAGCAGATGCAGGGTGAAATCAAATCAGACTTTGACGAAGCTGCGATTCGCGAGCAAGCCAAAGAGCTGGGCGATGTGACCGGCGAGATCGCGGCGCTGTCCACTCTGATGCAGGCGAAGGTCGACAGCGTGTTTACCCAAGAGCAGCGTGACGAGCTGGACAAGCGTATGCAGCAGATGCAGCAGCAAATGCAGCAGCGTCGTCAGATGCAACAACAGATGCAGCAGGGGCAAGGCCAGGGCATGCAGTAA
- the ylqF gene encoding ribosome biogenesis GTPase YlqF: protein MAINWFPGHMHKARKEIKKVMPQMDLIIEVLDARIPFSSENPLVPALRGDTPLIKVLNKRDLADPEITEQWLAWLEKERGVRAITLTHNQRNEALSILKLAEEMTPDHDRQKSALRVMILGIPNVGKSTLINTLAGRPAAKTGNEPAVTRAQQAIKLPNNILLYDTPGFLWPKLSPEACGYRLAVTGAIRSAVLDFEDVAMFEAGYLLEAYPELVRARYGFEELPKDALAMMDGIAAKRRFFGRGGIPDLHKVSEVLLNEFRAGTLGRISLETPEMVEREAREAAEIAAEKAAREEAKGTKKGTRKGRSGKL, encoded by the coding sequence ATGGCCATTAACTGGTTTCCAGGGCACATGCACAAGGCCCGCAAGGAGATCAAGAAAGTCATGCCACAGATGGATCTCATTATTGAGGTTCTGGATGCCCGCATTCCTTTCAGCAGCGAAAATCCGCTGGTGCCGGCACTTCGTGGTGATACGCCACTGATCAAGGTATTGAACAAACGCGACCTGGCGGACCCAGAGATCACCGAACAGTGGCTAGCCTGGCTCGAAAAAGAACGCGGGGTGCGCGCCATAACGCTTACACACAACCAGCGCAATGAGGCATTGTCCATCCTCAAGCTGGCGGAAGAGATGACGCCCGATCACGATCGCCAAAAGAGCGCATTGCGGGTGATGATCCTCGGCATTCCGAATGTCGGCAAGTCCACCCTGATCAACACCCTCGCGGGACGCCCTGCGGCCAAAACCGGAAATGAACCGGCAGTAACGAGGGCGCAGCAGGCCATCAAATTGCCCAACAACATTTTGCTCTACGACACCCCCGGCTTCCTCTGGCCGAAACTGTCGCCCGAAGCCTGTGGTTACCGTCTGGCGGTTACCGGGGCGATTCGAAGCGCGGTTCTGGATTTTGAAGATGTGGCCATGTTCGAAGCCGGGTACCTGCTGGAAGCCTACCCGGAGCTGGTCAGGGCCCGCTACGGTTTTGAGGAACTACCGAAAGACGCACTGGCGATGATGGACGGCATTGCGGCGAAGCGCCGATTTTTCGGCCGCGGCGGAATCCCGGATCTGCACAAAGTGTCGGAAGTGTTGCTCAATGAATTCAGGGCAGGCACTTTGGGGCGTATTTCGCTGGAAACCCCGGAAATGGTAGAGCGCGAGGCCCGGGAAGCAGCGGAAATCGCAGCTGAGAAAGCAGCTCGCGAAGAAGCCAAGGGAACAAAGAAGGGGACCAGGAAAGGCCGGAGCGGCAAGCTCTAA
- the fabB gene encoding beta-ketoacyl-ACP synthase I, whose product MRRVVVTGMGIISCLGNSLDEVRDSLKNGKSGIRFNETYKEMGFRSQIAGSVDVDTSVIDRKIRRFMGPSAMYSFLSMEQAIAQAGLTEDLISNDRTGLIAGSGGASCSSQVEATDIMREKGVKRIGPYMVPRIMTSTVSACLATAYKIRGVNYSMSSACATSAHCIGHAMEQIQAGKQDIVFAGGGEEEDWSLTMMFDAMGALSTKYNDAPETASRPFDAGRDGFVIAGGGGMMVLEELEHARKRGANIIAELTGYGATSDGYDMVAPSGEGAQRCMKQAMATIRGEIDYINAHGTSTPVGDVAEMGAVRATFGSEIPAISSTKSLSGHSLGAAGVQEAIYSLLMLQNGFVAGTKNLANPDEKISDIPLVGPESREASLNTVMSNSFGFGGTNASLVFEKL is encoded by the coding sequence ATGAGACGCGTCGTCGTCACCGGTATGGGTATCATTTCGTGCCTTGGCAACTCACTGGATGAGGTCAGGGACAGCCTGAAAAACGGAAAATCCGGCATCCGTTTCAATGAAACCTACAAGGAAATGGGCTTCCGCAGCCAGATCGCAGGCTCGGTGGATGTGGACACATCCGTTATCGACCGCAAGATCCGCCGTTTCATGGGGCCATCCGCCATGTACAGTTTTCTGTCCATGGAGCAGGCCATTGCCCAGGCGGGGTTGACTGAAGACCTGATCTCCAACGACCGCACTGGCCTGATCGCCGGCTCCGGCGGCGCCTCCTGCTCCAGCCAGGTGGAAGCCACCGACATCATGCGCGAGAAAGGAGTGAAGCGGATCGGGCCCTACATGGTCCCGCGCATCATGACCAGCACAGTGTCTGCCTGTCTGGCCACCGCCTACAAGATCCGTGGTGTGAACTATTCCATGTCCTCGGCCTGCGCCACCAGCGCCCACTGCATTGGCCACGCCATGGAGCAGATCCAGGCCGGCAAACAGGACATTGTGTTTGCCGGTGGCGGCGAGGAAGAGGACTGGAGCCTGACCATGATGTTTGACGCCATGGGAGCCCTTTCCACCAAGTATAACGACGCGCCTGAAACGGCTTCCCGCCCCTTCGATGCCGGCCGGGACGGTTTTGTGATTGCCGGCGGTGGCGGCATGATGGTGCTGGAAGAGCTGGAGCACGCCAGGAAACGTGGCGCCAACATCATTGCAGAGCTGACCGGATACGGTGCCACTTCGGATGGATATGACATGGTCGCCCCCTCAGGCGAAGGCGCCCAGCGCTGCATGAAACAGGCCATGGCCACCATCCGGGGCGAGATTGACTACATCAACGCCCACGGCACCAGCACCCCGGTTGGCGATGTCGCCGAAATGGGTGCCGTCCGAGCCACGTTCGGTTCCGAGATACCGGCGATTTCCTCAACCAAGTCGCTGTCTGGTCATTCACTGGGTGCTGCCGGGGTTCAGGAGGCCATCTATTCTCTGCTGATGCTGCAGAATGGCTTCGTTGCCGGCACCAAGAACCTGGCCAATCCAGACGAGAAAATCAGCGATATTCCTCTTGTAGGCCCTGAAAGCCGGGAAGCATCGCTGAACACCGTGATGTCCAACAGTTTCGGGTTTGGCGGAACCAACGCGTCGCTGGTATTCGAGAAACTCTGA
- the fnr gene encoding fumarate/nitrate reduction transcriptional regulator Fnr — translation MAQAIPFRQASPLKASCHQCSLSNLCLPLAVEENDLDRLEDIVQQGRIFNRGEHIFDQSTPYRSCFAVKSGSIKTSIITENGEEQVTGFFMPGELVGLDSIGSEQYACTAKALERTSVCEFPMDKLEELTGKLPELQHHMFHLMSQEIQNSHQLAMLLSKNTAEERIAALLLSLSSRFQRRRMSPTNFSLPMARNDIANFLGLAVETVSRVFTRFQNQGIIKARGREVELLDIEALQMVSREFSRQCDN, via the coding sequence ATGGCTCAAGCAATTCCGTTTCGTCAGGCATCTCCCCTCAAAGCGTCCTGCCACCAGTGCAGTCTGAGCAACCTGTGCTTGCCTCTGGCAGTTGAAGAGAATGACCTCGACCGGCTGGAAGACATTGTCCAGCAGGGGCGGATCTTCAACCGCGGCGAGCACATTTTTGACCAGAGCACGCCCTACCGCTCCTGTTTTGCAGTGAAAAGCGGCTCCATCAAGACGTCAATCATTACCGAGAATGGTGAGGAACAGGTAACAGGCTTCTTCATGCCCGGTGAGCTGGTAGGCCTGGACAGCATTGGCAGCGAGCAATATGCCTGCACCGCCAAAGCACTGGAAAGAACCAGCGTGTGCGAGTTCCCGATGGACAAACTGGAGGAACTGACTGGCAAACTGCCGGAACTGCAGCACCACATGTTTCACCTGATGAGCCAGGAGATTCAGAACAGCCATCAGCTGGCCATGCTGCTGAGCAAGAATACCGCTGAAGAGCGCATTGCTGCCCTGCTGTTGTCGCTGTCCAGCCGATTCCAGCGCCGCCGTATGTCCCCGACCAACTTCAGCCTGCCCATGGCGCGGAACGATATCGCCAACTTCCTGGGTCTTGCCGTTGAAACGGTAAGCCGGGTCTTCACGCGCTTCCAGAATCAGGGCATCATCAAGGCCCGGGGCCGGGAGGTCGAACTTCTGGATATCGAAGCCCTGCAGATGGTCAGCCGGGAGTTCTCTCGCCAGTGCGATAACTGA
- a CDS encoding SDR family oxidoreductase, producing MHVLVVHDYGPLGKVLLERLRATHLQVSPLLVSDPTNADLDALDNWIPEDTDLIVNALWMADPEVAENDPEGVHMAAFSLPVAMAEFARDRGMALLQLSSCYVFDGRKQSGYITSNPGQPMNELGNWQWECEQALRTLLPRHIILRTGWSLARFIRKVQASTAAGEVLSLPGRCRGQPLAVRDLARVIEAVVLQLDCGAEVWGTYQYAGAEEINLYELGLAIAGLPGIPEGMRVVDEVPEWGHLEPVNTTLICTKIRNTFGIKQMPWRSGLVDELVMLKKNNGREVESEPAG from the coding sequence GTGCATGTACTTGTTGTTCACGATTACGGCCCTTTGGGCAAGGTTTTGCTGGAGCGCTTGCGGGCAACCCATCTGCAGGTCAGCCCATTGCTTGTCAGCGACCCCACCAACGCCGATCTCGATGCACTGGACAACTGGATTCCCGAGGATACCGACCTGATAGTGAACGCACTCTGGATGGCTGATCCAGAGGTCGCCGAGAATGATCCTGAGGGCGTCCACATGGCGGCGTTTTCGTTACCGGTTGCCATGGCCGAGTTTGCCCGTGATCGTGGTATGGCGCTGCTCCAGCTATCCTCCTGCTATGTGTTTGATGGCCGGAAGCAAAGTGGATACATCACGTCCAATCCCGGGCAGCCGATGAATGAACTGGGTAACTGGCAATGGGAGTGCGAGCAGGCCCTGCGGACCCTGTTGCCACGGCATATTATCCTGCGGACCGGCTGGAGCCTGGCACGGTTCATCCGGAAGGTGCAGGCCAGCACCGCCGCCGGTGAGGTACTGTCATTGCCTGGGCGTTGCCGCGGCCAGCCCCTGGCGGTCCGCGATCTGGCCCGGGTGATCGAAGCGGTGGTTCTGCAACTTGATTGCGGCGCCGAGGTCTGGGGTACCTATCAGTACGCCGGTGCCGAGGAAATCAACCTGTATGAGCTTGGTCTGGCCATTGCCGGCCTGCCCGGCATCCCAGAGGGTATGCGGGTGGTGGATGAAGTGCCTGAGTGGGGCCATCTTGAGCCGGTCAATACCACGCTCATCTGCACCAAGATTCGCAATACCTTCGGCATCAAACAGATGCCCTGGCGCTCCGGCCTGGTGGATGAGCTGGTCATGCTGAAAAAGAATAACGGCAGAGAAGTGGAGAGTGAACCCGCCGGGTAA
- the alr gene encoding alanine racemase: MPRSTVARIDLDALRRNFQTARSRAGGAQVMAVVKADGYGHGIGPVASALDSLAPKFAVACLEEARAIREAGLVKPVVLLQGVHAKADIDECARHGFEPVFHSFQQLAWLEQLEARPVFWLKVNTGMNRLGFHPDELNGVMGRLQTLGVDQGLLGFVTHFACADDPESAMTAQQTSVFERATSAFPGLVKSVANSAAHFRPGQPMFDWSRPGIMLYGGSPMVGTTGRELGLEPVMSLEAPLISTRLVPAGESVGYGASWLADRDTRMGMVAIGYGDGYPRHAGTNTPAAINGQRIRLIGRVSMDMLAVDLTNAPDAKEGDSVELWGRTVGVDEVAACAGTISYELMTGITGRVPRQYR; encoded by the coding sequence ATGCCCCGTAGCACCGTTGCCCGGATTGATCTCGACGCCCTTCGCCGGAACTTCCAGACTGCCCGCAGCCGGGCGGGCGGAGCGCAGGTGATGGCCGTGGTGAAAGCCGATGGCTACGGCCACGGTATCGGGCCGGTGGCCTCGGCCCTGGACAGCCTGGCGCCTAAATTTGCAGTCGCCTGCCTGGAAGAGGCCCGGGCGATACGGGAGGCAGGCCTGGTGAAACCGGTGGTCCTGCTGCAGGGCGTGCATGCCAAAGCGGATATTGATGAGTGTGCCCGACACGGGTTCGAACCGGTTTTCCACAGTTTTCAGCAACTGGCATGGCTGGAACAGCTCGAAGCGCGGCCAGTATTCTGGCTGAAGGTGAACACCGGTATGAACCGACTGGGCTTTCATCCGGACGAGCTGAACGGGGTGATGGGCCGGTTGCAGACTTTGGGCGTCGACCAGGGTTTGCTGGGTTTCGTGACCCACTTCGCCTGCGCCGATGATCCCGAGAGCGCTATGACGGCGCAGCAGACGTCAGTGTTTGAGCGGGCGACCTCTGCGTTCCCGGGGTTGGTGAAGAGCGTTGCCAATTCGGCCGCCCATTTTCGTCCGGGCCAGCCGATGTTTGACTGGAGTCGCCCGGGGATCATGCTGTACGGCGGTTCGCCGATGGTTGGTACGACCGGTCGCGAGCTTGGCCTGGAGCCGGTGATGTCGCTGGAGGCGCCGTTGATCAGCACCCGTTTGGTACCTGCGGGCGAGTCCGTTGGCTACGGCGCCAGCTGGTTAGCCGACCGCGATACCCGGATGGGCATGGTGGCGATTGGTTACGGAGATGGTTATCCCCGACATGCCGGCACCAACACGCCTGCGGCGATCAATGGCCAGCGGATCCGGCTCATTGGTCGGGTTTCCATGGATATGTTGGCCGTGGACCTGACGAATGCGCCCGATGCGAAGGAAGGCGACAGCGTAGAACTCTGGGGCCGCACCGTGGGTGTGGATGAAGTGGCTGCCTGCGCCGGCACCATCTCCTACGAGTTGATGACCGGCATCACCGGGCGGGTGCCGCGGCAATACCGGTAG
- the dnaB gene encoding replicative DNA helicase: MAKPNLKPASTDLETSRIKVPPHSVEAEQAVLGGLMLDNRRFDEISEVISAVDFYRQDHRLIFGAVERLASESEPLDVVTLAEFLERAGDIEDAGGLSYLAELAEKTPGAANIRAYADIVRERSILRQLVEVSGKISDSAFNPLGRNSNEILDEAERSVFQIAEARVKEGSGPQAINPILAKTLSRIEELFESGEQTTGLTTGFKDLDEQTSGMQPSDLIIVAGRPSMGKTTFAMNIVENALISTGTPVLVFSMEMPADALAMRMLSSLGRIDQTKVRGGKLEEDDWPRLTSAVSLLKDKPLYIDDTPGLSPTEMRSRARRIARENDGKIGLIMVDYLQLMRVPGNTEGRTAEISEISRSLKGIAKELSCPVVALSQLNRSLEQRPNKRPVNSDLRESGAIEQDADVIMFVYRDEVYNEDTSDKGIAEIIIGKQRNGPIGTTRLAFIGKYTKFEDLAHGDYSDYGGEY, encoded by the coding sequence ATGGCCAAGCCCAATCTGAAGCCCGCGAGTACCGATCTCGAAACCAGTCGTATCAAGGTCCCCCCTCACTCTGTGGAAGCAGAGCAGGCGGTGCTGGGCGGCCTGATGCTGGACAACCGACGGTTCGACGAGATCTCCGAGGTGATTTCGGCGGTCGATTTCTATCGGCAGGACCACCGCCTGATCTTTGGCGCCGTGGAACGCCTTGCCAGTGAGAGCGAGCCGCTGGATGTCGTGACCCTCGCCGAATTCCTTGAGCGGGCCGGCGATATTGAAGATGCTGGTGGCTTGTCGTATCTGGCAGAGTTGGCCGAGAAAACCCCTGGCGCGGCGAACATCCGCGCCTATGCCGATATCGTCCGCGAGCGCTCCATTTTGCGACAGCTCGTGGAGGTGTCCGGCAAGATTTCCGATTCGGCCTTCAATCCGCTGGGCCGGAACAGTAATGAAATTCTGGACGAGGCTGAGCGTAGCGTCTTCCAGATTGCCGAAGCGCGGGTCAAGGAGGGTTCCGGGCCACAGGCAATCAACCCCATTCTGGCCAAGACCCTGAGCCGGATTGAGGAATTGTTTGAGTCGGGCGAGCAGACCACCGGTCTGACGACCGGATTCAAGGATCTGGATGAACAGACTTCGGGCATGCAGCCTTCGGATCTGATCATTGTGGCGGGTCGCCCCTCCATGGGTAAGACGACGTTCGCCATGAATATTGTTGAAAACGCGCTGATCAGCACCGGCACGCCGGTTCTGGTGTTCAGTATGGAAATGCCGGCGGATGCCCTCGCCATGCGTATGCTCTCGTCGCTCGGGCGCATTGACCAGACCAAGGTTCGCGGTGGCAAGCTGGAAGAGGATGACTGGCCCAGGCTGACGTCGGCAGTAAGCCTGCTCAAGGACAAGCCGCTCTATATCGACGATACGCCGGGCCTTAGCCCCACCGAAATGCGTTCCCGGGCCCGGCGTATTGCCAGGGAGAACGACGGCAAGATCGGCCTGATCATGGTCGACTACCTGCAGCTGATGCGGGTACCCGGCAACACCGAAGGCCGGACCGCTGAAATCTCGGAAATCTCCCGGTCGTTAAAGGGTATCGCCAAAGAGTTGAGTTGCCCTGTGGTGGCCCTGTCTCAGCTCAACCGGAGTCTTGAACAGCGGCCGAACAAGCGCCCGGTGAACTCGGATCTGCGGGAATCCGGCGCCATCGAGCAGGACGCCGACGTCATCATGTTCGTGTACCGGGATGAGGTCTATAACGAAGATACCTCTGACAAAGGCATTGCCGAGATCATCATAGGTAAGCAGCGGAATGGCCCGATCGGCACAACTCGCCTGGCATTTATCGGCAAGTACACCAAATTCGAAGATCTGGCCCACGGTGACTACAGCGATTATGGCGGGGAGTATTGA
- the rplI gene encoding 50S ribosomal protein L9: MEVILLEKVANLGSLGDKVKVKAGYGRNFLLPYGKAAPATEANLKAFEERRAELEKAAAEKQAAAQARAEALEGAAFTISSKAGEEGKLFGSIGVRDIADAITAGGTEVEKSEVRLPEGPIRVTGEYEIELQLHSDVEVTVKLAVVAE, encoded by the coding sequence ATGGAAGTTATTCTGCTCGAGAAAGTTGCAAACCTTGGCTCCCTGGGTGACAAGGTAAAGGTTAAGGCCGGTTACGGTCGTAATTTCCTGCTTCCGTATGGCAAGGCTGCACCTGCCACCGAAGCAAACCTGAAGGCGTTCGAAGAGCGTCGTGCCGAGCTTGAGAAAGCAGCTGCTGAGAAGCAGGCTGCTGCCCAGGCTCGCGCCGAGGCTCTCGAGGGTGCTGCTTTCACCATCAGCTCCAAGGCTGGTGAAGAAGGCAAGCTGTTCGGCTCTATCGGTGTGCGCGACATTGCTGATGCGATCACTGCCGGTGGTACCGAAGTCGAGAAGAGCGAAGTTCGTCTGCCGGAAGGCCCGATCCGGGTGACTGGCGAGTACGAGATCGAGCTTCAGCTGCACTCCGACGTTGAAGTAACGGTCAAGCTGGCGGTTGTTGCCGAGTAA
- the rpsR gene encoding 30S ribosomal protein S18 — protein sequence MARFFRRRKFCRFTAEGVKEIDYKDLDTLKGYITETGKIVPSRITGTKARYQRQLATAIKRARYLALLPYSDSHDN from the coding sequence ATGGCTCGTTTTTTCAGACGTCGTAAGTTCTGCCGCTTCACGGCAGAGGGTGTTAAGGAGATCGATTACAAAGATCTGGACACTCTGAAAGGCTACATCACTGAAACCGGCAAAATCGTGCCCAGCCGCATCACCGGCACCAAAGCACGTTATCAGCGTCAGCTGGCTACCGCTATCAAGCGCGCCCGCTACCTGGCACTGCTGCCGTACTCGGACAGCCACGATAACTAA
- the rpsF gene encoding 30S ribosomal protein S6 — protein MRHYEIVFMVHPDQSEQVPAMIERYTGVITEDGGKVHRLEDWGRRHLAYPINKIHKAHYVLMNVECSQAAMDELTHNFRFNDAIIRDMILRRDGADTDLSPMKASESREDRRGGDDRPRRSAESDEPRQRAETQDEEE, from the coding sequence ATGCGTCACTACGAAATCGTTTTTATGGTACATCCGGATCAGAGCGAGCAGGTGCCCGCGATGATCGAGCGTTATACCGGCGTCATCACTGAAGATGGCGGCAAGGTACATCGCCTGGAAGATTGGGGCCGTCGTCACCTGGCATACCCGATCAACAAGATTCACAAGGCTCACTACGTACTGATGAACGTTGAATGTTCACAGGCCGCGATGGACGAGCTGACTCACAACTTCCGTTTCAACGATGCGATCATCCGCGACATGATTCTGCGCCGCGATGGTGCTGATACCGATTTGTCCCCGATGAAAGCTTCCGAGTCCCGTGAAGACCGTCGTGGCGGCGATGATCGCCCGCGTCGTTCAGCCGAATCTGACGAACCACGTCAGCGTGCTGAAACCCAGGACGAAGAAGAGTAA
- the rlmB gene encoding 23S rRNA (guanosine(2251)-2'-O)-methyltransferase RlmB, giving the protein MSGEFVFGWHAVEAVLKREPERLQQVWIQTGRQDKRVKSITDALDSLGVRWKVVHRKELDERVSGVHQGIVAAVSESREWTEDDLLAQLACSDKPPFLLVLDGVTDPHNLGACMRTADAVGIQAVIVPKDKSASLTAVARKVACGAAETVPFVRVTNLARFLRSLQEKGVWLIGTAGEGDATLYQADFKGPVALVMGAEGKGMRRLTREHCDQLINIPMLGHVDSLNVSVATGVCLYEALRQRLG; this is encoded by the coding sequence GTGTCCGGAGAATTTGTGTTTGGCTGGCACGCGGTTGAGGCTGTCCTCAAGCGCGAGCCCGAACGTTTGCAGCAGGTCTGGATTCAGACTGGCAGGCAGGATAAACGGGTCAAGAGCATTACCGATGCCCTGGATAGTCTGGGTGTGCGATGGAAAGTGGTGCACCGCAAAGAGCTCGACGAGCGGGTGTCTGGGGTTCATCAGGGCATCGTCGCGGCCGTCAGTGAGAGTCGGGAATGGACGGAAGATGATCTGCTGGCCCAGTTGGCCTGCAGTGACAAACCGCCGTTCCTGCTCGTACTAGATGGCGTGACCGATCCTCACAACCTTGGTGCCTGTATGCGCACCGCCGATGCAGTGGGTATTCAGGCGGTCATTGTGCCCAAGGACAAGTCTGCTTCGCTAACGGCGGTTGCCCGTAAGGTCGCTTGTGGCGCTGCCGAGACAGTGCCTTTTGTGCGGGTGACTAATCTTGCCCGTTTTCTGCGCAGTCTACAGGAGAAGGGGGTCTGGCTGATCGGCACTGCCGGTGAGGGGGACGCAACGCTTTACCAGGCCGATTTCAAGGGACCGGTGGCGTTGGTGATGGGTGCTGAAGGCAAGGGTATGCGCCGGCTCACCCGCGAGCACTGCGATCAGCTGATCAATATCCCCATGCTCGGCCATGTAGACAGCCTGAACGTGTCCGTGGCTACGGGTGTTTGCCTATACGAAGCCCTGCGTCAACGGCTTGGTTAA